The Veillonellaceae bacterium genome contains the following window.
ATAGTCTGCGGGGTAAATTGTGTACGATTTGATTGAACCGTTATAAACCTCTGTCACCTTAGTTGGAGCTGCCGTTGAAATTTCGTCCATACCGTCGAAACTATTAACAACCATGGCCCGCTGTACGCCTAGTCCAAGCAGTGATTCAGCTATTTTTTCCGTAAGTGCTCCGTCGTAGACGCCGATTAACTGACAACTGGCCTTTGCCGGGTTTGTAAGCGGTCCAAGCAGATTGAATACCGTCCTGAAACCTAAATCCTTACGCGGCTTGGCCGCATATTTCATAGCAGTATGAAATACAGGCGCGTAGAGAAACCCAATATTAATACTTTCAATGGCATGCGTTACCATCTCAGGAGGCATATCAATATCTACACCCAATTCGGTCAGCACGTCGGCGCTGCCGCACGAACTCGAAACACCTCTGTTACCGTGTTTTGCAACAGTGAGCCCAGCCCCGGCAAGCACAAATGCCGTAGCTGTTGAGACATTAAAAGTTCCCTTGCAGTCACCACCGGTTCCACAGGTGTCAATCATGGTATCGGCTCTGCAGTTTATAGCCGTGGCATGCATTCGCATAGTTTCGGCAAACCCTGTCACTTCAGCACTTGTCTCACCCTTCATTCTAAGCGCGGTTAAGAAGGCGCCTATCTGAGCTTCGTTCGCCTTTCCTGACATAATGACATTCATAGCCTCCTTAGCTTCAACGCGGCTAAGATGCTCGCCGGCTATTACCTGAACCAAGTAATCTTTTAACATCTTTTCTCCCCCTTTTTTTGCCAATTAAAAAAAGCCATTTCACCCTGTGAAAGGGGCGAAATGGCCGCGGTACCACCCTTATTAGAAAGCTGCTTTCCAATGAAACGTCGGTTATTTCTAAAGCAGGGCGGATAATAAAAAAACCACTTCGACCCCAAGGGGCGAAATGGTTCGCGTTACCACCCTAATTCAGAAAGCAAAGCTTTCTCTTATTCAGGTACGGGACGTCTAGTCCGATACCCTAGCCTGTTAACGGCGGCAGCCGGTCCAGTCTACTTGCCTAAGCTTTTGGTGGACAGCTCACAGGTCCATTCAATATGCACTTTAGGCCGGTCATCACACCTCCGGTTGCCCCGGTCACCGACTCGCTGAGCTAAAGCTAACACATTTACTCGTCCTGTTCACAGCTTTTAGACTTTCAATTTGTATTCATTATAGTACTTAGGATATCCCATTGTCAAGAAAATTTTTCGAATATTTTACACTAAATTAATAATAAATCAGCAATAATAATAGCCATTTAACAAAAAGCGGAAAGTTTAAACAAAGCGCAATGCGCTCGTTTCCACTTTCCGCCCGCGATTTATAAATGTTAAATATTAGCCAACAGTTGTTGAAGCGCTTTATACTTAGCATCAGTATAAATTTGATCGGCGTCAACAATATACCATTCACCGCTGACTTTCATAAGGCCAACCGGCTTTACGCTAACATTCAGACTGCCTTGCTTTTCCTGGAGTGTTGTTAAAACTACAGCATAATCGCCTTTTTCAGCAACCTTTTTAACAGACAGCAGATTCGCATCTTTAATTTGCTCTAAACCAAACTGACCTGTCATAAACTTTTTAACAGTCGAAATGTTGCTTTTGGAATCAGGCGACACATATAAGGCGGCTTCACTAAGTTTACCGGCTTTGGCTGTTTCAAAGAAAGTCTTTACTACACCGTCAGCAGAAAGTCCCGCTATACGCTTGGCACTTGATCCACCGCCGCACCCGGCGACTACCAGAATAACTAACAGCATGCTTGCGGCTAATAAAGTTCTCAGTTTCTTGTTCATCCCTTGCATCATCCCTTCGTAAATAGAAAATTAGATTTCATATTTTGTATTATAACACAAACCGACTGACTAGTCACTCCAATTTTTAATATTTTCCAACAAGCTAATCAATTTGTCTAAAAACGCTTTTCCGGGTAGCCGACGTCTATAATTTTACTTCAACTTTATATTCCCGAAGCCATGTATCAATCTGGATAAGATAGGCGAATAACTGCGGCCCGCTCATAAGCTGGCCAAACCACGGAATATTTGAAGCTGCGAAATCCGAGCCGGCCAACTCCAGGATTTTGTCACGATTGACCAGCGGTATAAGGGGCGATGATGTGTCTTGAAGTATCTCAGTTGCCCAGCGGGAAACTGTGGCTAAATAGGCCGGATTATGAGTTTTAGGATAAGGGCTCTTTTTGCGCCATAAAACATCCTCCGGTAAAATCCCGGTAAGCGCCTGCCTTAGCAATCCCTTTTCCCGATTACGGTAATTTTTCATAGCCCAAGGAACATTCCAAGCATATTCCACAAGGCGATGGTCGCAGTATGGCACCCGGACTTCTAAGCCAAAGGCCATACTCATTCGATCTTTTCTGTCCAGAAGCGTCGGCATCCAGCGAGTCAGGCTAAGATAGAATATTTCCCGCATTCTGGCTGACTCACTGTCTTCCCCCGCAAGACGCGGCACTTCATTAACAGCTTGCCGGTAACGTTCTTTAACATAGTCTAGCGGCGCAATAGCGTCTTTAACCTCTGACGACAGCCATCCAATCCTAATTTGAGGATTAGGCGCCCAAGGGAACGTGTCGGCCCAAATCATATCTTTATGATAAAACCAAGGATAACCCCCGAAGACCTCATCAGCGCACTCACCCGACAAAGCAACCGTAGCGCCTTTTTTAATTTCGCGGCAAAACAAATACAACGAGGTATCAACATCGGCCATGCCTGGCAGATCGCGTGATAATGCTGCTGCTGGAAGCGCCTTAGCCAGCTCATGTGAATCCAGCAGTACATTGTAATGATTGGTCCCTAAGAAACTCGAAACCTTTTCCACCCAGGGCGCATCGGCATTTGGCTGAAAGCTGCTGGCCTGAAAATACTTATCGTTATCACGATAATCAACTGAGTAAGTATCTACGCGCGCGCCTTTCTGCGTATAGGACATGGCTGCGAGCGCCGTCAGTGCACTTGAATCAAGACCGCCCGACAGTAAGGTGCAGACAGGAACATCGGCTACAAGCTGCCGTTTTACTGTATCATGCAGCAAGTCCGCAACAGTTGTTACAGTTGTTGAGAAATCATCACCATGCGGCTGACTCGAAAGCGCCCAGTATTGTGTTATCCTCACGCCATTATGATCATAGATCATAGAGTGACCTGGCTTTAATTCATGTACATTGCGAAATACCCCATGACCTGGTGTGCGGGCTGGCCCGATCATAAATATTTCAGCAAGCCCCTCACCATCAATAACAGGTTTTACGTCTGGATGCGCCAAAAGCGCCTTTAACTCCGAGGCAAAGATAAAGGAATGAGCTCCGACTGTGTAAAAGAGCGGTTTTACACCTATTCGGTCCCGCGCTAAAAACAGCTGTTGTTTCTGTTCGTCCCAAACTGCAAATGCAAAGATACCATTGAACCGCTCTACGCAACCCAGCCCCCATTCAATGTAAGACGTTAACAGCACTTCAGTGTCACAATTGGTCCGAAATACGTAACCTCTGGCCTCAAGATCACTCCTTAACTTGGGCATATTGTATAGCTCGCCATTATAGGTAAGTATACAATTATGATTTCCACGCTGTCTGATCATGGGCTGCGCCCCATTTGCCGGATCCATTACGCTAAGTCGGCGATGTCCCAGCGCAGCCTGCGGCGTAATATAAAAACCCGAAGCATCAGGTCCACGCGCCGTTAGCTTTTCTACCATTGCTTCCAGTACCAGTTTT
Protein-coding sequences here:
- the asnB gene encoding asparagine synthase (glutamine-hydrolyzing) produces the protein MCGITGIVDWERNLEGQKLVLEAMVEKLTARGPDASGFYITPQAALGHRRLSVMDPANGAQPMIRQRGNHNCILTYNGELYNMPKLRSDLEARGYVFRTNCDTEVLLTSYIEWGLGCVERFNGIFAFAVWDEQKQQLFLARDRIGVKPLFYTVGAHSFIFASELKALLAHPDVKPVIDGEGLAEIFMIGPARTPGHGVFRNVHELKPGHSMIYDHNGVRITQYWALSSQPHGDDFSTTVTTVADLLHDTVKRQLVADVPVCTLLSGGLDSSALTALAAMSYTQKGARVDTYSVDYRDNDKYFQASSFQPNADAPWVEKVSSFLGTNHYNVLLDSHELAKALPAAALSRDLPGMADVDTSLYLFCREIKKGATVALSGECADEVFGGYPWFYHKDMIWADTFPWAPNPQIRIGWLSSEVKDAIAPLDYVKERYRQAVNEVPRLAGEDSESARMREIFYLSLTRWMPTLLDRKDRMSMAFGLEVRVPYCDHRLVEYAWNVPWAMKNYRNREKGLLRQALTGILPEDVLWRKKSPYPKTHNPAYLATVSRWATEILQDTSSPLIPLVNRDKILELAGSDFAASNIPWFGQLMSGPQLFAYLIQIDTWLREYKVEVKL
- the trpD gene encoding anthranilate phosphoribosyltransferase translates to MLKDYLVQVIAGEHLSRVEAKEAMNVIMSGKANEAQIGAFLTALRMKGETSAEVTGFAETMRMHATAINCRADTMIDTCGTGGDCKGTFNVSTATAFVLAGAGLTVAKHGNRGVSSSCGSADVLTELGVDIDMPPEMVTHAIESINIGFLYAPVFHTAMKYAAKPRKDLGFRTVFNLLGPLTNPAKASCQLIGVYDGALTEKIAESLLGLGVQRAMVVNSFDGMDEISTAAPTKVTEVYNGSIKSYTIYPADYGFTAGGVNEYQGGSPADNAAIIICLLQGALGAKRDIVLINAAAALVVGGLAEDIRDGINIAAHSIDSGAALSKLEALKKLSRHCREGKLLL
- a CDS encoding DUF4878 domain-containing protein, producing the protein MNKKLRTLLAASMLLVILVVAGCGGGSSAKRIAGLSADGVVKTFFETAKAGKLSEAALYVSPDSKSNISTVKKFMTGQFGLEQIKDANLLSVKKVAEKGDYAVVLTTLQEKQGSLNVSVKPVGLMKVSGEWYIVDADQIYTDAKYKALQQLLANI